Sequence from the Nitrospirota bacterium genome:
TCCTGATGAACGGCGAAAAGCTGCCCAAAGAGCATGGCTTCCCCATCCGGCTGATCGTGCCGGGGCTGTACGGAATCAAAAACGTCAAATGGATTACCGAGATCGAAGTCTATCCCGGAGACTACAAGGGCTATTGGCAGCGCAAAGGCTGGACCGACGACGGCACCATCAAGATTTTCTCACGCATCGATAGCCCGGGCCATTACCAAACGATCCGTGGGCAGGAACAGCAATTCCGTGGCATCGCCTTCGGCGGCCCCAACAGCATCAGCAAAGTGGAATTGAGCTTCGACGCAGGCCGGACGTGGAACGACTGCACGATCGAACCGCCCATGTCGCCCTATTCATGGGTCATCTGGAACTATACGTGGAAGCCGCCGAAACGAGGCAAATTCCAAACAGTCGTCCGCGCGACGGATACGAAGGGGCAGCTACAGATTGCAGAAATTGTCCGGCCTCAACCGGCTGGAGCGAGTGGGTTGCACACGATCATCGCCGACGTAGGCCAGCCATAGACGATCCTACCCGCCCTCCGTAGCCCCTCACCTGAAAACTTGACGTACATACATATCGTATGTACACTTTCATCGTGAGATTCGAATGGGACGAGGCCAAACGAAAAGCGAACATAGCCAAGCACGGCATCGACTTCTCAGACGTGCCGGAAATGTTTACCAGCCTGATGCTAGTGGGGCCCGACACTCGAAAAGACTACGGCGAAAGCAGGAAGGTCGGCTTCGGATTCATTCGCGGGCGGCTCATGGCAGTCGTCTTCACCGAA
This genomic interval carries:
- a CDS encoding molybdopterin-dependent oxidoreductase, with translation MPFSRRTILKATGLGALTALTGGCDAVGSVLGRMFAIPSRDTTYFTSNAKFYVVNYADSAVSMTRDVDIEQWKVHVKGDVKTPLALGWRDILNRDSYDQVSTLMCIDTLPGGDSMGNATWRGISLKKLLQEAGADEETARDVIFRGIDGYDDSIPFARAMQDDVMLAFLMNGEKLPKEHGFPIRLIVPGLYGIKNVKWITEIEVYPGDYKGYWQRKGWTDDGTIKIFSRIDSPGHYQTIRGQEQQFRGIAFGGPNSISKVELSFDAGRTWNDCTIEPPMSPYSWVIWNYTWKPPKRGKFQTVVRATDTKGQLQIAEIVRPQPAGASGLHTIIADVGQP
- a CDS encoding BrnT family toxin; the protein is MRFEWDEAKRKANIAKHGIDFSDVPEMFTSLMLVGPDTRKDYGESRKVGFGFIRGRLMAVVFTERDPSTIRIISARKANTREETYYHEAIADELGKN